GCTTTGGCGTCGGGTCCGGTGATGTCGACCACCGTCATGTGGGACACGTCGAACATGCCCGCGTCGGTGCGGACGATCTCATGCTCTTTCAGCTGGGAACCGTAATGAATGGGCATTTCCCAACCGGCGAAATCGACCATCTTGGCGCCGGCGGCGAGGTGGGCTTCATACAGCGGAGTACGTTTCGGGGCCGTCATGGCGCGGTTCCTTGCAGAATAGTGTGGATAGCCTCATCAACCACACCCCTCTGTCCCTGCACCTGAGATTTTCCGGCCGGATAAGCCGTTAGCCCCTTCGGTGGGCATCGCGCGGACGCCGCTCTCCAGATTGCGCGAACCGGCTGCCGCCGGCCCGATGATACAGTCCTTTTGCCTGAGCGATTGCGGGTGCGCTTGCGCCTTCGGCGGCGGCCCAAGGCCGCTCTCTCCTGTATGATCCGGCGATTATGGTGTCAATATCCGAGCCTTGGCAAGCCGAGTTTATTTCCAGATCAAAGCAATACGATAAATGTTTTTTTATGAAAAAAAACGCAAAAAATCATGTAATTTATTTTTCGAAAACCACCGGCATTTCCAAAAAAACAACGGCCGCCCACATGGATCAGGCAGCCACTGGAAGAGCGGGAGCGGCGTGTTCCGCCGCCCAACATCATAAAGCGCAGTTTAGCGCCGGGTAATGCTTTGCAACTCCCTGGGCTCGGTTTCGCCGATATTGCGGAAGGCCTCTTTAACCTTTTCTGCGCCGGTGATGCCCGAAAAATAGAACGGAGCCATATCCACCACTTGCTGCTGCACCCGGCAACCCAGGCCTTCGCGCGCAGCGTTGGTCAGCAAGCCGCTATCGCCATCGCCAGTCCAGACAAACATGCCGCCTAGGCCCTTGGAGCGGGCATACTCGGCCTTGGCCTTCACCGACCGCGGCGTATCCAGCGACATGAATACCTGGCTTTGGCTGTTATACAGGAAATCCGCGTCCGCCACCGTGTCGGTATACAGCTGAAAACCATTGCGGCCGGTCTGATTTTCGAAGTCCATGTACTGGTACAGCACATCCGGCCATTCGGTGGTGCCAGACTCGAAACTACCCACCGTGGTTTGATCCGGGTAGGGCTGATAACTGCCGCGCAACGGCGAAACGCCATCGATCCTGGCGCGTTGCGCGTTGCGGCTGTAGGCGGCATAGCCGAGGAAAATCTTTTTCGGCGCCACGCCCAGGCTCAGCAGGTAGTCCACAGCCTTCGTCGCGGAGTTCTGGCTGGCGTCGGAAGGATTGCCTCGCAAATTGGTGTGATGCGCCAGATGTTCGGCCCAAGGCGTGCCGAAAAAGTCGTAGCACATCACATTGAGGCCTTCCACCCCTGCCGCCAACAACGAAGGAATATCGGCCGCCGCCATCTTGGCCGGTTCGGCGTTGACCGCGATGCTCAAATGCATGGACGGCAAGTGCGCCTTGATTTCCCGGATCAGCGCCGCGAAATTGGGGGCGTCCTCTGGACCGAATTGATTACCCGGCGCGCCCGGCACGCCCGGATATTCCCAGTCGATGTCCAGATCGGTGAACATCGGGAAGGCATCGACAATGCGCTTCAGGCTAAGGGCAAGCACGGTGCGCAATGCCGGCTCCTTGGCGATGTGATGGAAGGCCTGGCTCATGGTCCAGCCGCCCAGGCTTAGCGATATCCGCAGATCCGGCTTGCTCCGCTTCAGCTTGACCAAGGCGCCGAGCAGGCCTTGCGCCCGGTCAGGGTGGAACATGGCAATCGCGTCGTTGCTCACCCAGCTGTTGAAACCGCAGTTGATATAAGACAGCACATCGCCCCAACTGTCGGTGAAAGTGGCCTTGCCGCGTTGATTCGGCAAGTCGGCCGGGCCGCTGGCGATGCCGAAATCGATGGCGGCTTTGTCTATCACCGGCTTCTTTTCCCCTTCGTCGCCGATGATGCCGGCGAAGCCGACCACGATCTTGTCGAATGGTCCCATGGCCTGCAGACGCATCGCATCGGTACCGCGCCCGCCGACCGAATAATTGACACTTGGATCGCCAGGGCCATTCCCATAGCGACTGTCGTATTGCGACCAGTCGGTATAGTAGCAAGCCACTTGAAACTCATTGCTTTCGTACTTATTGAAAACGTTTTTCACCACCCGGCCCGGCGTATAGGAAAAAAGCTTATCTTCAACTGCCGCATCAAAATGATTGACGGCATACGTCTTTTCCGCCGCGCCCAATCCCCACACCTGTCCATTCACAAGCGTGCCGGGATCAGATGAATATACCAGCGCGTCATCTTTCACACCCCGCTTCAGCTGACCGTCATTAGGCATTTTGTTTCCCATACAAGTCATCCTTTTCAGTACGATTTTAAAAGACCGACGAACTGCGAGGAGATGATAATGCCGCGCCCAATCCAATTAAATGCAAGGCTTGGCGAAACTGACCCAAATGCCAGAAATGCATGAATAAATCATTAAATCTTATAAAACCGAAAAATGACCAGGCAAAATAAAACGCGGCAAAACTTGCCGCGTTCGTTTCATTCCAAATCAGACACCATCAATTCGCATGGCGTTCTTTTAGCTGCCAGACATAAATCGGCAAACCCAGCAACAATAGCAACATGCCCCACATAACAATATCGGCGCCAGAACCATACAAGGCCCACAAGGAATAAATAAAGCCAATGCCGGAGAAAAATCCAGGCGCGATGTAATCCTTGGGCGCGAACGCCTTGCCGCGCATCAACATGATGGCGATCAGCGCCATCGAGCAAAACGCATAAGGCAGCAGCGTAGTGGCGGTCGCCAGCAGGATGATGAACTCGAAGATCTTCACCCCGCTGTCGCCGCCGGCGTACTTCATCGCCATCAGAATGGTGACCAGCGCGCTGGATAGCACCAGGCCGAAGATGGGCACGCCGGCCGCGTTGCGCTGGTCGAAACGGCTGGGGAACAGGCCATCCTTGGCCGCGGCCGCCGGCACATGCGCCTGCATCAGGCTCCAGCCGTTGAGCGCGCCGAAGCAGGACACCACCGCGCCGAAGCCCACCAGCCAATAGCCCCAGTCGCCCCACATCAGCCGCGCCGCGTCGGCGAACGGCGCCTGAGAGGCGGCCAGCACATCGACCGGCATCAGCCCCATCAACGATACCGTGGACAGGATGTAGAGCACGGTGGCCAGCAGGGTGCC
This genomic window from Chromobacterium phragmitis contains:
- a CDS encoding glycosyl hydrolase family 18 protein codes for the protein MDWARHYHLLAVRRSFKIVLKRMTCMGNKMPNDGQLKRGVKDDALVYSSDPGTLVNGQVWGLGAAEKTYAVNHFDAAVEDKLFSYTPGRVVKNVFNKYESNEFQVACYYTDWSQYDSRYGNGPGDPSVNYSVGGRGTDAMRLQAMGPFDKIVVGFAGIIGDEGEKKPVIDKAAIDFGIASGPADLPNQRGKATFTDSWGDVLSYINCGFNSWVSNDAIAMFHPDRAQGLLGALVKLKRSKPDLRISLSLGGWTMSQAFHHIAKEPALRTVLALSLKRIVDAFPMFTDLDIDWEYPGVPGAPGNQFGPEDAPNFAALIREIKAHLPSMHLSIAVNAEPAKMAAADIPSLLAAGVEGLNVMCYDFFGTPWAEHLAHHTNLRGNPSDASQNSATKAVDYLLSLGVAPKKIFLGYAAYSRNAQRARIDGVSPLRGSYQPYPDQTTVGSFESGTTEWPDVLYQYMDFENQTGRNGFQLYTDTVADADFLYNSQSQVFMSLDTPRSVKAKAEYARSKGLGGMFVWTGDGDSGLLTNAAREGLGCRVQQQVVDMAPFYFSGITGAEKVKEAFRNIGETEPRELQSITRR